A region from the Sorex araneus isolate mSorAra2 chromosome 6, mSorAra2.pri, whole genome shotgun sequence genome encodes:
- the CDC42EP2 gene encoding cdc42 effector protein 2: protein MSTKVPIYLKRGSRKGKKEKLRDLLSSDMISPPLGDFRHTIHIGSGGDGDMFGDISFLQGKLHLLPGTAPDGADEDALELPFQFTRTATLCTRELPTGPSPLLKNAISLPVIGGPQALTLPPTQAPPKPPRLHLETPQPSPQEAASVDIWRMPEAGSAHNGLSPDSESEEPFLSHASSLLSLHVDLGPSILDDVLQIMDQDLDHTQLPT from the coding sequence ATGTCCACCAAGGTGCCCATCTACCTGAAGCGCGGCAGCCGCAAGGGCAAGAAGGAGAAGCTGCGGGACCTGCTGTCCTCAGACATGATCAGCCCCCCGCTGGGGGACTTCCGCCACACCATCCACATCGGCAGCGGCGGGGACGGCGACATGTTCGGAGACATCTCCTTCCTGCAGGGCAAGCTGCACCTGCTGCCCGGGACGGCGCCCGACGGGGCCGACGAGGACGCCCTCGAGCTCCCCTTCCAGTTCACGCGCACGGCCACGCTGTGCACGCGGGAGCTGCCCACCGGGCCGTCGCCGCTGCTCAAGAACGCCATCTCCCTCCCCGTCATCGGGGGGCCCCAGGCCCTCACCCTGCCCCCGACGCAGGCCCCGCCGAAGCCCCCGCGCCTGCACCTGGAGACCCCGCAGCCCTCGCCGCAGGAGGCGGCCAGCGTGGACATCTGGAGAATGCCGGAGGCCGGCTCGGCCCACAACGGGCTGAGCCCCGACTCGGAGTCCGAGGAGCCCTTCCTGTCGCACGCCAGCTCCTTGCTCTCGCTGCACGTGGATCTGGGCCCCTCCATCCTGGATGACGTCCTCCAGATCATGGACCAGGACCTGGACCACACGCAGCTCCCCACCTAG